From the genome of Nicotiana tabacum cultivar K326 chromosome 17, ASM71507v2, whole genome shotgun sequence:
caatacattgtatacatCCTCgagccggaaggcaacactaacactagtgttgtagtcaatgctgtcttgagcgtctgaaagctcacctcacaatcatcggaccatcggaacgaagcacccttctgggttaatttggtcaaaggcactgcaatagatgaaaaaccttctaCGAATCGACGAttataacctgctaaacccaaaaaattcctgatctcggtcgccgaagtgggacaatgccaattctgaactacctcaatatttttgggatcaaacttaataccctcgcccgatacaatatgccccaaaaatgctacagactctagccagaactcacatttggaaaacttagcatatagcttttgttcccgcaacgtctgaagcaccactctcatatgctgctcgtgctcttccttactgcatgagtaaatcaagatgtcatcaatgaagacaatgacaaacgaatcaatatatggcctaaatatcctgttcatcaaatccataaacgttgtcggggcattagttaaaccgaaggacatcaccagaaactcataataaccatatcTAATCCGAAAAGTAGTCTTCAgaacatctgaatcccgaatcttcaactgatggtaccccgacctcaagtcaatcttagagaacaccctagcaccctgcaactggtcaaatagatcatcaatacgcgacaacgggtacttgttcttaatagtgactttgttcaattggcgataatcgatacacatccgcattgttccatccttcttcttcacaaataatatcggtgcaccccaaggcgatacacttggtctgacgaacccttttgcTAGTAACTCcccaagctgttctttcaattctttcggagccatgcgatacggtgggatagatataggctgggtatctggagccaagtcaatacagaaatcaatatcacgatcaggtggcatacctggaagatctgaaggaaatacatcagggaactcccgaactacatgcactgaatcaatagtcggagtctctgaaatagtatcccgaacataagctagataagctaaacaacccttctcaaccaggtgttgagccttcataaaagaaataacccgattaaatgaactaacagacgaacccttccactccagcctaggcaaagatggaataaccaaggtaacagttttggcatgacaatatagaataacatgatatggagataaccaatccatacctagaataatttcaaaatcggtcatctcgagcaataagagatcttctctagtttcataaccacataatgtaataatacaagaccggtagatctgGTACACAATAACAaaatcgcctacaggagtggacacataaacaggagtactcaaggactcacgagaaacacccaggaatggagaaaataaagatgacacatatgaatatgtggatcctagatcaaataatactgaggtatacttgccgcaaacagaaataatacctgtaatcacagcatctgaggtctctgcatctggtctagccggaaaagcatagaaccgagctggagtgccaactggctggcctccgccagGCTGAActctacctctaggacggcccctacccacctgtccttcacctcttggtggtcggactactgatGGAGGAACTAGTCCGGTAAGTATAGGCTGCtaaccctgctgtactggtctatcCCGGAGCCTGGGGCAAAATCTCcccatgtgactgggatccccgcactcgtaacaactcttcggtgcgatgggttgctgactaagtgtctggccctggggaactgaataAGTGATCCTGAATAGCTgttgggcggtaagaactctctagtATAGCATTGAGATAAGGTTGCACTGGAGCACCACGAGGAGGTGGTAGTGCTGGATATGGGGTCCTGCTGGGACTGCCCCCATCACGAACAggcctctgcccccagacggagcacctctgaactctccagagtacttgaaccgcttatctctcataatctgctatcggctccgctgacgcacaccctcaatcctctaaccctgctggagctgctcaaactgaaaccgcatcTCTTCCcactgggagggtggaatatatctgtccaggaagatacgggtgaacctgtcccaagttatgggaggagaatctgctggtctgccaagaacataagactgccaccatctacgggctctgccctctagctgaaaagtagcaaagtctaccccatgagactccaatatcctcatgttgtacagtctatccttgcaccgatcaatgaaatcctggggatcctcatgtcgctcacccccaaagacaggaggatgtagtctagtccatcggtGCAATAGTTTCTGTGGGACAGCGGCtacagctggtctgggctcaggtgtagttGTTGCCACTCGCTAGGCTctacccacgggtagtgcaccctaggtctgatatacagcagttgcctgtccatgagcctgtacggtaggggtctgtgctcccccgcccgcctgagatgtggctgggtctacaGGAAATAAACCgtcctgagtcatattgtccatgaaccgcagcatacgacccatgacatcctgaaatcccggtgcagatgcgAAATCCACCGAGCtagctctgccacaggcaccttaTCATGTTCCTCAATAATGGGGTTCTctactggacccactggcggcataactggaacagtcctgggacgtcctcgccctctaccacgggctggagccctccttcggtctcttccctggtctggaacctcattcgagcgcgttctcactatttgtgagagaataagagaaggatatttagtactacattaattgcacgatggaatataaagaaaggtagtttcctaataccctaaagcctctcgaagataagtacatacgtctccgtaccgatccacaagactctattaggcatgctcataacttgtgagacctacgtggacctagtgctctgataccatattgtcacaacccaatttcacctataggccgtgatgaggcccaacactatagctaggcaagccaactaaaaaattaaacatatatcgataaaatttaaatccaagaaaaatataaactccaaattctaccaatgtgtgtgccaagacctggtgtcacaagtgtacgagcatttagtagattatacaaaattttctactactgtctgaaatgaaaatagacagaatgaaaaatacaaggagagacactagtagctgcagaacggctcagaaaggcagctcaccactatgcccctagataaggtgggtgtaagacgataggtcccccactagtacttgcctcaggtcctgcacaaaaagtgcaacaagtgtagtatgagtacgtaagcaacgtgtatctagtaagtatcaagcctaatctcaaagtggtagagacgagatggccgactttgacactcactacgggtcaataaaaataataattaaaatacaactagaatatctaaatcaacatgattcatagaATTTACAATAGTTTATTTAACCagcaaaaatcatcaaattccttcaaatgcaacaattctcaatatattaattaaattccttcaattcaaataattttcaatttatcaattaatctcacttataggaataacaattaattccttaaagcaggcataataattcattaaatttcaaggattctccaatttatcaattagcttcgcaagatgaaataaactattaaggtatcgtgtgattattattattaagcatgatttctgttGAGGATGTActgcccgatccagagtgtcgtgtacactgccgagggacgtgcgacacgattcatagatgcatctatcctgccgaggcgttcggcccgctccacaagaaaggaggacactttcttatgtacctccggaaggagagtatatttattataagataaattcaggaggaagaataatttctcttaacaattaattaatttaatcagAAAACAAATCAAGTATATaagagatttccatcctttaatatttttatctaacaattcacaatatatatatatatatatatatatatatatatatatatatatatatatatatatatatattaattaaacaaagaatacaatttacacaagtaattcatgctttgagtcctaaactacccggactttagcattaatagtagctacgcactgactctcgtcacctcgtgcgtacgtagctcccgcaattagcaataattattcaatttaatccctatgggataatttttccctcacaagattagacaagagacttaccttgtctcaaagtccactttccgattaccgcgtcgcgtaaaattctcgattcaacgccgaaaaatccgaagctatccaaatatcatacaaaataattaataaatgttcaataattcgaaattcatctattaaataaattaccctatctaaaatgataatattcctaaaattcacccgaGCAATTTtgggatgaaaacgttacccataatctcaagaactcaattatataatttctatccaattctaTAACTATTTTCGtagttaaaatctcatttttataaaaatctagatttttcatctaaacctttgatttctaagatttactagttataatctacccataatctatgtatttaactcaaggggtgtagaattaacttaccttcaaattgctagttgaaatccccctcTCAAAGGCTCTGAAATCGCtcggaaatggagggaaaaaagGCTCAAAATGTTTGAGCCCTGACTTTTTAACCATTCTGCCCAACAGGCATTTCCGCACTTGCAGACAGTATACCGCACCTGTGGCTTTCGCACCTACGGAAactcctcgcaggtgcgagtttcactCGTCTGGGCCAAGGTCGCTTCTGCGCACCTACGCGTTCGTAGGTGCGCAAATCCTCCGCATCTGCAGTCCACTGCCCCCTcccctttttccgcttctgcgcacaaggactcgcatctgcgagctACTACCGCACCTGTGAATGTCGCActtgcggctggccaagcgcaggtgcgattctgacaatagctgggagcttcagttttggatcccaacttccaacttggtccgagcctcgtctgattgacactcggggcccccgggacccccgtccaaatataccaacaagtttaaaatcataaaatagaCTCGCTCGAACACTCGAaatgtgtaaaacaacatcaaatccaagaatcatacctcaaaccaaattgattcaaacttaagaaattttaagttcttcaatttacttccaatgctccgaaatatacttaaaccaCTAGGAATGACataaaattttgcgtgcaagtcttaaatcactatacggaactattctcaaactcggaattccaaacggacttcaattactcaaaaacctattccaaaccaaatttaatgaaatttaaacctttaaatagttaatttttactattaagcgtcaaaacgctcctgggttatccaaaacccgattcgaatatacgtccaagtccaaaatcatcatacgaacctattggaacagtcaaatcccgattccgggatcgttttctcaaaatgttgaccgaagtcaaacttggccatttaaagctaacttaaagaaccaagtgttccgatttcaacccaaacacttccaaatcccgaaccaactatccccgcaagtcaataatcattaaaagcacatacgaaaaattttattttagggaacggggttctacaagttaaaatgaccggttaggTCATTACATTTAATCTTACACGACTAAATCTTTTTTCCAATTTACTTTAGATTTTATTCTCTGTCTTAATCTACTTCTCTTCTAATACTCATAATTCTTTAAATACATTCATAACATGTCTGTCTCCAACACTTTCTGAACTCTTTCTCAATATTTTAGTTTGTTTTCATTTGGTTCATAATACTCAAAGATTCGTTTTTTCCTTTTGGttttgaaaaaacaaacaaaagaaggAAAAGCAAATAAGGAGGAGAAAAGAAGAATGATTCCAGGAGAACAAGTTTGGTAGTGACTTCCTTGGAAAAATAAAGAATGACAACTCTATCACACCATTGTCTTAAAGCTTGACTTGCATTGTGAAGGTCTTGCCAAGAAATTTAAACCAATTAACCATATAGAAGGTAATACTTGCTAATTTTCTTCCTTAAATTCTGTTTTAATCTCTAATGTAATGTTGTAGTTACTCAACAAAATGTATCTCATAAAAGCATGCTTTAAATGGCAGGATAATGTACTAAAAGTTTCAGAAAAGTTTCAAATTATTGTGAGAAGGGCAAAGAGAAAGTGGTCTTTCTAATAACTACATTTTTTTACTTTCTCAATTTACAAATCATAATATTTTgtcattattttaatttttaggatttttattaaCACTCCTTGAAATAAGCTTCattagtatatatataattaactATACATTACATAGAATTGTAGAAGTGTACAAAAACAAAATTTAGGGATTATTCCAAATTTATGTTATTTTACAAGTATTTTTTCGTCATAAAAAAGAGGGATAATGTATGAATCCATTATTGGCTCTCTAATCTTTCTATAAAACCTAATGAAGCTTGAGTAAATTCAATACTTCCATGTAATAACTACCTTTGGAGGTTTTCCAGTTTATACTGTTGTAATGAATTTAGAATGGGACCATGCGGCAGTTATTTATTAATAAGTACTATTCAAACTTGTCAGTAGGCGCAATCATTAGCGAGTGAGTTTTAGTTGAGtaaactaaaaatagattttaatttttatttattactttatGCATATTAagagaagacaaaaaaaaattctttgttaTACCCAtattatttattactcattttaaattattttctcaaatccaataaaatattcATCAATTAATATAgatatcatggtaaattatgcatttcatttattattttttaaagaacgTGAATAGTCAAAACGCGATAAGTAAAAGTAGACGGAAGAAGTAGTGTACTACACTAGCTATGAGACTGCCAAAGAGGTATATGTATACGCCACATAAATATTCATCCGATGATCGCTTGCATATATATGTAGAAACTCTGTAAATTAATCCTACAGTTCTTGTTCACTATTGCCTCTTCCGTAGGAGGCAGCAAGCGATCGAGAAGTTGGATTGATTAAGAACAAGTAGCTGCATTTGATTTTGCTGTTTCGTACGTTGTGGGTCTAGTGTTTTTATTAATCTAAGTACACAAATACAGAGTGAAAATAGATACCTTTGGGACATTCAATAAAATTGAAACAAAACGGAGGGCCAAAATTAGAAGATGCGGAGCATGGCGAGTTCAGCCTCATCCAGAGGGAATATTGCTGCCATTGTTGGTGTGGGGCCAAAACTCGGCCGCTCTATTGCCCGCAAGTTCGCCCACGAAGGCTATACTGTTGCAATCCTCGCCCGTGACTTAGGTTAGTGATCTCTATCAAGTATCAACCTTTCTTTCTTACATCTTTTGGCAGAGACGATCTCTCCAATGTTAATTTGGGAGTTCAACTGAACTCATTATTTTTACTTCGAATTATATATGTGTGATTAAAGTAGTTTAAAATGGCTACATATAACTAGATCACGCTCGTTTAGTGACTCAAATTAAATCGTTGATTCGCTTCTGTTTCTTGGTATAATTAAACAAGAATGAAGCTCTATTTAGCGATAAAGCAATATGTATAGATGATACAAGTGCAATTTACTAGAGTTATATTTTATGCTGTTTATTCCAACAGGTAGATTATCAAGATTTGCAGATGAGATAGCGAGAGAAGAAAAAGCTCAGGTCTTTGCCATCAGGATAGACTGTTCCGATTCCCGAAGCATAAGAGAAGCATTTGAGGGAGTTCTATCACTGGGCTTTGTGGAAGTGTTGGTTTACAACGCCTACCAGCCAATATCTTGGCACCCCACAAACTTCACAGACATTAAAGTAGAACATTTTGAGAAATCTCTCGCCGTCTCCTCCGTCGGCGCCTTCCACTGCGCTCAACAGGTCTCAAATTTTAAATACCAACATGTAATTAATTTGTATGTATTGATTTGTGTACAAGTTTTTTTGTTCTATCAGTGTATCTTAATTTGTTGTAGTAggtgaaatattttattttcatatcaCTAAGCACacttattataaataattactaGTAATTTTCTTTTAAGTAACCTAATAGTGTAGAATTATTTTACACTCTTAATGTATACAATTAAACTCAATATTCACTGCCATTGGTTTGGTTAGATTAGTCGGGTGAATTCCTGGTGCATTGCCTAACCTAATAGGAATATTTGAGTTGACTTCCAACGTGTTGAATAATGAGGTTTGGAccattttggaattgaaaatctcAGGTACTTGCAGGTATGGTGGAAAGAGGAAGAGGGACAATTCTTTTTACTGGTTGTTCAGCTTCTCTTAGTGGCATTGCCGGTTATTCTGAGTTATGTATGTGATAATTTTCTGGGGTTGATTTCCTTTTATTGTTTTCGTTTTGTTGCACTTTAAATCTACAACTCAATTTGATGATACTAAAGAGAAAAAATGTCAGGCTGTGGGAAATTTGCAATGAGAGCCTTATCTCAATGTCTAGCCAAGGAGTTTCAACCTCTTGGAGTACACGTGGCGCATGTCATCATCCACGGCATCGTTGGCACGCCTCGGTTTGTCTTTGTTCTCTACacctttttcatatatatatatatatatagtttcctCTTGAATTTCTCAAACTGCCTGTCCAAGATTCTATATTCCACAATATATTTTAGCTGTATTTACCTTTATAACAATGTCCACTCATTCCTGGCAAAGTTAGGATATCTTTTTGGATTTCATTTTGCCTTTTGGCCTTCAACGAGGCATAAATTTATCATTTAATGCATTCAGTGATGGATTCAGTTATCAATAATGCTTATCATAAATGTTTATTTGTATTTACTAATTACATGGAACCTGATTACGTCGTGAATAACTTTTAGGTCAATAATGCATAAAACTTAAAAGCTTTGcggtaatataatttttttttaaatattaatccATCACCAAGGCTAGTGCCGTTGGTGTTGGGCTAGGCTCAACCCTTAACATTTCTACTCACatgtaaaaaattacaaaaaggaAGGGGACATGGACCTTAACCTCCAAAAGAAACATGACTGATGGAGTCTTCAAATGCGGTAATATAAATTGTAATATGCAGGGGGCCAATAGCATCAAGTTCGCAGCAGAGTTTATTGGTTGGGGAACAACAGCACCAACAAACCGGGGGAGGGGCGAGGGAGGGGTGGATGGACCCAGATGCGCTGGCTCAGACCTACTGGTATTTGCACATCCAAGACCGATCCGCTTGGACCCAAGAGATTGATCTCCACCCCTCCAACCAAAGATATATGTAAATCAAATAATGAACAACTTATATTTCTGGCTTATATATAGTGGTGTGATATTATCCTCTCTTCTTCCTGTATTATATTTTTAGTTACCTGCAAAATGGCAAGATCATAGCTGCATCATTGCCATTGTTGCCCTTATGTATCAAAAAGGATCGTTGAGAATTTTAATATGAACATATACGTACATTTTAGTTATTAGAGTGTGATTGAACAATTGTGGCATTGTAAGTCAATTTGGTTTGGCAATGGAATAATAATTGCATTTAACTTGTATATACTAACGgtgatattttttatttaataccAATGTAATTTTACAGTAGGTTGtttgtcttattttttaaattactTCTTTGacttattattgatatttatttGTGGATATCTTTTGAATGATCCGACAATATGTGAGAAAAGTTTTCACTATCTATGTGTGGAAGTTAAATATTCGAGAATTTGAAGGAATGTGATTGACCTCTCGGTGTGTAATAAACCCGCTATGAATTAACGGAAAGTAGGTCTCGCTTTTGAATTTTCAGGCACACTTCTCTTATATGGGAAACAAGAGAAGTCACGCTATTCTGACTAAAGGCTAAGTGCAAGTGTACTCATATATTATTTTGAACGTTAAATCGCATTATATTTGTTTAGGTATGCACGTATAATTGTATATTAATATTTTAAGAACATATAAATGTATTTATCAACTTTAAATTCTGAATTTGACTCAAATTTGTTAGAAAAATCACGtgctatatatttcttctatagaGGGAAAATATAATATACAAGCTATGCATGTACATTTGTTGTTTATAATTAAACTGTATCTTACTGTTCAACTTGAGTTCCGAGCGAACAGATCTAATATGAAAAAGGTCCATGCATTCAGAAGCACAGCTACGATTTAAAGCTTATATATGGGATCGAGATTCTTAATTTTTTAAGTTACtgaaatttaaattaataatttatatatattctatgaatttcttaagacaaatctATGATTTGGACCAAAGCTAGTAGGTTCGACTGAACTCATAGCTTTTACTCTCCCTCCTCGCATGCCTTAAAGGGTAATAGGAATTGGATGGGGGACAAGTGTTGCTGTTAGAACATGTGCAGCGGAAGCAAGCAAACAATCCAGGCATCAAATACATATAAACTAGACAATGCTATAATTGCTAGATTAGAAGCACTAACCTCTTGAAATCGTTGCACAAATCCTCCACACAGTTAAAATCCAGGGCTGCAGTCTTTTGCTATATCCCTAGTAAAACCTCGGACGAATTTGCTTTGAGTGGACAAGACAATACAACTCTAAAAAGTGAGTTATTGGGTGAAATTAGTCTTCATTAAGTAGACTTGTTTTTGGCCAAAAGCCATCTCCAAAAACGTGTAGGATTCTACTTGCACAAGTAGAATCCTACTCTAACTCTAGCGGATGACTTGTCTTCCAAGTCACTTTTTACCCAAGTTAAGTTCAGGTTTTTACTAGGTATAGAAGGGACCACGGAAATAATAAGAGGCTACTAATTATAGCATTAATTCGAAATTATCATGAATAATTCTTACTATAATTAATTGCAGTTTATTCCACCAAAAAAACtgcaattgaactcctcaatatgaatttcaaaaattcAGTAACACTTATTTTAACTCTCCGTGTTGAGATCTCAAATaccagttaattaaattaaattactgaaaatttaatttaatcaactaattaaatcctttataaCTCTGTGTAAactatttcatgtgacggatacaaaattCACTGGCCgggttttcacatgaaaacttataagctcaCATAAAGGGGTATCGTCAAACTCAAAACCAagtcatggattctatcaactaattattatttcactaatgttattcgttattgtccaatctattaggcatacactaactctgaatagagtcgtaccttttgataaatcaaaacaataaacaaattatattgatcataataattatatcaagattaggagtataagctcatttaatgaattagagaaaatattttatatatattcagtacaaaaatatattttctctacttggtccgttcaatatacactaagtatactagcacaagaagtagGAGTAAAACCACTCCcataatcaagacaaattataccataatcttgtgctacaatcatcaagatattttgtccaataatatctttgattgtgaacatagtttattaattatgtGAACCGACAATTTATTCTTCTATGCATGAGCTAAGACTCCATACACTAAATTATCTACTACATAACTAAAAGGACACACATGTaacaaataatctatttaaaatagtactttattgaattgaataaattaaataaacaattattccataaagaataaaataaaatactatgtctaaaccgcatggttaatagaatatcccaacaatctcccacttaggcTCATAACCATGCGTCTACTACTCTAATAATCATTCCTTCTACATGATTGTCAAAACTCTTCTGTGTCAAGCTCTTTGTAAACGGGTCTGCCAAATTGTCCTCTGATGCAATCTTCAACACTCTTGTATCACCTCTCTAAGTTATGTCCCGAATTAAGTGATATTTACGCTCAATATGCTTACTCCTTTTATGGCTTCTTGGTTCCTTCGAGTTTGCAACTGCATCACTATTGTCACAATAAAGTACAATCGGTGCTTGAACCGAAGGAACTATATTAAACTCTTTTAGAAATTTCTTGAGCCAAACAACCTCTTTAGCTGCCTTAGATGCAGCCACATATTCGGCTTCCATGGTGTAATCATCAATACATTATTGGTTGATGCTCCTCCAACTTATGGCTCCACCTCCTAAGGTAAAAACATATCCTGAGGTAGATTTTCTAGAATCTCTATCTGACTGAAAATCTGAATCAGTATAGCCAATGGGTGCAAGATCACCTGAGTGATACACTAACATATAATCCCTAGTCCTTTTCAAGTACTTGATTATATGCTTAACGACAGTCTAGTATTCTCGTCCAGGGTTAGACTGAAATATACTAACCATGCCAACAACAAAGcagatatcaggtctagtacatagcATAGCATACATGAGACTCCCTACAACAGAAGCATAAGGGATTACCTTCATCTTTTCTATCTCATCAGTCATTTTTGGGGACTGATCTTTCAACAGAGAGATTCCATGTCTAAAAGGgagaaatattttcttgg
Proteins encoded in this window:
- the LOC107813203 gene encoding short-chain dehydrogenase/reductase ARMGADRAFT_1018421-like, producing the protein MRSMASSASSRGNIAAIVGVGPKLGRSIARKFAHEGYTVAILARDLGRLSRFADEIAREEKAQVFAIRIDCSDSRSIREAFEGVLSLGFVEVLVYNAYQPISWHPTNFTDIKVEHFEKSLAVSSVGAFHCAQQVLAGMVERGRGTILFTGCSASLSGIAGYSELCCGKFAMRALSQCLAKEFQPLGVHVAHVIIHGIVGTPRGPIASSSQQSLLVGEQQHQQTGGGAREGWMDPDALAQTYWYLHIQDRSAWTQEIDLHPSNQRYM